One Capsicum annuum cultivar UCD-10X-F1 chromosome 2, UCD10Xv1.1, whole genome shotgun sequence genomic window carries:
- the LOC107860292 gene encoding mitogen-activated protein kinase kinase kinase 20 — MDWVRGETVGHGSFGKVSFAIPRSQSTLFSPSMVVKSSSASCSATLMIEKLILEELKGCPQIINCIGDSYTFENGEKLYNVLLEYASGGSLSDKFKNSGDRMLPEFEVRKYTKALLKGLHYIHKCGYVHCDIKPQNILLGENGQVKIADFGLAKRAESNKDNKLRCELRGTPLYMSPEMVTGGEQGTPADIWALGCVVTEMATGNPVWRCLDIAKLLMVIGVGDQLPEIPEELSEEGKDFLGKCFVKDPRKRWTAEMLLKHPFVADQDDTVTLNNVTCECGTPTISPRCPFDFPDWISNDSAESSVTCSITSLPSPAFQELMNLNNGSWSIAPAERMRGLLGECRPDSEWSTADDWVSVR, encoded by the coding sequence ATGGATTGGGTTCGAGGTGAAACAGTAGGTCATGGGAGCTTTGGCAAAGTGAGTTTTGCAATACCCAGAAGCCAGAGTACTCTGTTTTCTCCATCAATGGTGGTTAAGTCTTCTTCCGCTTCCTGCTCAGCTACTCTGATGATCGAGAAGCTAATATTGGAAGAACTTAAGGGTTGTCCACAAATTATCAACTGCATAGGTGACAGCTACACCtttgaaaatggtgaaaagttgTACAATGTCTTATTGGAGTATGCTTCAGGTGGCTCTTTGTCAGATAAGTTCAAGAATTCCGGTGATCGTATGTTGCCTGAATTTGAAGTCAGGAAGTACACCAAGGCGTTATTGAAAGGGCTACACTACATCCACAAGTGTGGCTATGTCCACTGCGATATTAAACCACAGAACATTCTTCTAGGCGAAAATGGGCAAGTCAAAATTGCTGATTTTGGATTGGCGAAGAGAGCGGAATCCAATAAAGATAATAAATTGCGATGTGAATTGAGGGGCACTCCACTGTACATGTCGCCTGAAATGGTAACCGGAGGCGAACAGGGTACCCCAGCTGATATCTGGGCACTTGGATGCGTGGTGACGGAAATGGCAACTGGTAATCCAGTGTGGAGATGTTTAGATATAGCTAAATTGTTGATGGTAATTGGAGTGGGTGATCAATTGCCTGAAATTCCTGAAGAATTATCGGAAGAAGGAAAAGATTTTCTAGGGAAGTGCTTCGTGAAGGATCCGAGAAAGAGATGGACCGCAGAGATGCTACTGAAACATCCCTTTGTTGCTGATCAAGATGACACTGTTACATTGAATAACGTAACATGCGAGTGTGGAACACCCACGATATCTCCTAGGTGCCCATTTGATTTCCCAGATTGGATATCTAATGACTCTGCTGAATCCTCGGTAACATGTTCAATTACATCATTGCCCTCGCCGGCGTTTCAAGAATTGATGAACTTGAACAACGGTTCATGGTCTATAGCGCCAGCAGAGAGGATGCGGGGATTACTGGGTGAATGTAGACCTGATTCTGAATGGTCTACTGCTGATGACTGGGTTAGCGTTAGATGA